In one Silene latifolia isolate original U9 population chromosome 10, ASM4854445v1, whole genome shotgun sequence genomic region, the following are encoded:
- the LOC141608241 gene encoding uncharacterized protein LOC141608241: MKILSWNCRGLGGTDAPIIPYIKWSVRYYDISIVFLQETKCSLADSVCKSSSLNLLNFCGTNSASLSGGLLLLWDDRSDVLPLVVDQHFILCKVVDHNLSYVWYALFILKNIVIKLEEHPSLLAGMPSLRINSPLCELPFSGPRFTWANKRDSSNLILERLDRGYASQDWLLSYPEAHIQNLFIFLSDHAPIILDLSARLTKRKRPYHVDIWCLNHSDIQRLVLSIWHNFSTGPVTSSVNNKLNQIRNGILKRVLQHRHEFMLDWSSFSQDLFASASQISDSKSGSQYLQHLKSIEHEVHVQHSFWHQRAKSDFQLNDGLPTSFFFNKAKARQKRLCIISLKDFNGSWTSSESDLSILIMNHFKHLFTSSQPAPSFSELESLSFPQLNAMQQAYLSMPFTADSVKKAFFDMKPTKSPGPDGFPPKFYQLFWHTVNVDITSAILGFLNDGYLPPAWNNTHIVLIPKVSSPECISQFRPISLCNVIYRAASKCIALRLRKVTDSLIGQNQNAFLPGRLISDTGFLGHEILSYNNQRRSGTRCFGAIKLHMNKAFDRVSWPFLFHVLKLFGFPKAFRKLIKSCVKTVSIQVLINGTPSTRMFPQCGLRQGDPISPYLFILCMEILSLMIVKAEELRFIEGIKLSRNSPTISHLLYADDALLCFRLTPSACESLRDILTSFTAFSGQMINHQKSYIKFSPNTPDDFREHVTDILRVPSKQNFGIYLGVPIDLGRRKTAAFQFILDNLTSKILSWGSAHFSQPAKLMLINTILIASFAHVAAILPIPLQITTRINYLIDLFWWKQNQNKRAQHWLSPGHSRPKNQKCGLGIKNARIVSQALLAKTFWRCHHHQASLISSVLRPKYRKDFPIPEKISKYSASSFAWKGVVKNTYLLREGFAWKFGDGNLINIKNDDWILGTKPNLKPKFRSHPITFADLLLDSTHWNKQIIFKFFETVSARQICSLELPPEPMDDFVYWKFTEDGRYSTCSGYSFLLQNCLPSSDAHHSRAKRDFKWSLIWSLPCQPHINIFLWKVIHRILPTADVLIRRGMPVYPKCSFCHEEAETLSHLFRDCHFIKRIWAASLLGIRSDVGSHISFLTWFQNFLRYINYSSDGNDMLLLHFPLTMFAIWKHRNNVIFRDSCVCPEEIIAETARLSIRQQDFSCHSNAYARSIFSTKVSNTVSSFPQHISYYFRADVTFHKNLSAGSFKVYCNDLVAHEAFQCFGSSHLQIHILALTETMIFASVFRLQGVLFQFKSFRLLSMIHDLNNSSVHVALSSSFNRLKHFLSCNTTWYCNSIV, from the exons ATGAAAATTTTATCCTGGAATTGTAGGGGTTTGGGTGGTACGGATGCCCCTATTATTCCGTACATAAAGTGGTCCGTACGCTACTACGATATTTCAATAGTTTTCCTTCAAGAGACTAAGTGCTCTTTAGCGGATAGTGTTTGTAAATCTAGCTCACTGAACCTACTCAATTTTTGTGGTACAAATTCTGCGAGTTTAAGTGGTGGTTTGCTTTTACTTTGGGATGATAGATCAGATGTTTTGCCTCTAGTTGTTGATCAACATTTCATCCTCTGTAAAGTTGTAGATCATAATTTGAGCTATGTATGGTATGCTCTTTTTAT ATTGAAAAATATTGTGATAAAATTGGAGGAGCATCCATCATTACTGGCTGGAATGCCTTCCTTGAGAATAAATTCGCCTCTCTGTGAACTACCTTTCTCCGGTCCTAGGTTTACTTGGGCTAATAAAAGAGATTCCTCAAACCTTATTTTAGAACGTCTTGATCGTGGTTACGCTTCTCAAGACTGGCTATTATCTTATCCTGAAGCTCATATTCAAAATCTCTTTATCTTTTTGTCCGACCATGCCCCTATTATTCTTGATTTATCAGCCCGTCTTACCAAACGAAAGAGGCCTTATCATGTGGATATTTGGTGTCTCAATCACTCCGACATTCAAAGACTTGTTCTTTCTATTTGGCACAACTTCTCTACTGGTCCTGTTACGTCCTCTGTAAACAACAAGCTTAATCAAATCCGTAATGGTATTCTAAAAAGGGTTCTTCAACATCGTCACGAGTTCATGCTCGACTGGAGTTCTTTTTCCCAGGATTTATTTGCCTCCGCTTCTCAAATTAGTGACTCCAAATCTGGCTCTCAATACCTGCAACATCTTAAAAGTATTGAGCATGAAGTCCACGTCCAGCATTCCTTCTGGCACCAACGAGCTAAATCTGATTTCCAATTAAATGACGGCCTTCCTACTTCTTTTTTCTTCAACAAAGCTAAAGCAAGACAGAAACGGCTGTGTATTATATCTCTGAAAGATTTTAATGGTTCCTGGACTTCGTCTGAATCAGACCTTTCCATTTTAATTATGAACCACTTCAAGCACTTGTTTACATCTTCTCAACCAGCACCCTCTTTCTCGGAACTGGAAAGCTTGTCTTTTCCCCAGTTAAATGCAATGCAGCAGGCGTATCTTTCTATGCCTTTTACTGCAGACAGTGTAAAAAAGGCCTTCTTTGACATGAAACCTACCAAGTCACCGGGACCAGATGGCTTTCCACCTAAATTCTACCAGCTCTTCTGGCACACTGTAAATGTGGACATTACATCAGCCATTCTCGGGTTTCTCAATGACGGCTATCTACCCCCGGCCTGGAATAATACTCACATTGTTCTTATTCCAAAAGTTTCTAGTCCTGAATGTATATCCCAGTTCCGCCCCATTAGTCTTTGCAATGTCATCTACCGTGCGGCTTCCAAATGTATTGCTCTCAGGCTCCGCAAGGTTACTGATTCTCTTATCGGCCAAAATCAGAATGCATTTCTCCCTGGAAGACTCATCAGCGACACCGGTTTTCTTGGACACGAAATTCTTTCTTACAACAACCAAAGGCGTAGTGGTACTCGGTGTTTTGGAGCGATCAAACTTCATATGAACAAAGCTTTTGACAGAGTCTCTTGGCCTTTTCTGTTCCATGTTCTTAAACTTTTTGGTTTTCCTAAAGCTTTCAGAAAGCTTATCAAATCCTGCGTCAAAACCGTCTCTATACAAGTGCTTATTAACGGTACTCCTTCCACCCGTATGTTTCCTCAATGTGGCTTGCGTCAGGGCGACCCCATTTCACCTTACCTTTTTATTCTTTGCATGGAAATTCTTTCGCTCATGATTGTTAAGGCGGAAGAACTACGTTTTATTGAGGGTATTAAGCTTTCCAGGAATAGCCCTACCATTTCGCATTTACTTTATGCTGACGACGCTCTCCTGTGCTTCCGATTAACTCCATCAGCCTGTGAGTCTTTACGAGATATCTTAACCTCTTTCACTGCTTTTTCGGGTCAAATGATTAACCACCAAAAATCCTATATCAAGTTCAGTCCAAATACGCCGGATGATTTCCGAGAACATGTCACTGATATTTTGCGAGTACCTTCGAAACAAAATTTCGGAATATACCTTGGTGTCCCAATCGATCTTGGCAGAAGAAAAACTGCTGCGTTTCAGTTTATTTTGGACAACCTTACTTCTAAAATTCTATCCTGGGGTTCAGCTCATTTCTCACAACCAGCTAAGCTTATGCTCATCAATACTATTCTGATTGCCTCTTTTGCTCATGTGGCCGCCATCCTGCCAATCCCTCTTCAGATAACCACGAgaataaattatttaattgatcTTTTTTGGTGGAAACAAAATCAGAATAAGCGTGCTCAACATTGGTTATCCCCCGGACATTCTCGGCCAAAAAACCAAAAATGTGGTCTTGGCATTAAAAATGCTCGCATTGTTAGTCAAGCTTTATTGGCCAAGACTTTTTGGCGCTGTCATCATCACCAGGCTTCCCTTATTTCTTCTGTCCTACGTCCAAAATATCGAAAAGACTTTCCTATTCCTGAAAAAATTTCTAAATACTCGGCTTCGTCTTTTGCTTGGAAAGGTGTTGTGAAAAATACATATCTTCTTCGGGAGGGTTTTGCTTGGAAATTTGGGGATGGGAATTTGATTAATATCAAGAATGATGATTGGATTCTTGGTACAAAACCTAATCTTAAGCCTAAGTTCCGATCTCACCCTATTACTTTTGCTGACCTTCTACTTGACTCGACTCATTGGAATAAGCAAATTATCTTTAAATTCTTCGAAACAGTCTCTGCCAGACAAATTTGCTCTCTTGAACTCCCACCTGAACCTATGGATGACTTCGTCTATTGGAAATTCACTGAAGACGGAAGGTATTCCACATGCTCTGGTTACTCATTTCTTCTGCAAAACTGCCTTCCCTCATCGGACGCGCATCACTCTCGTGCTAAACGGGATTTTAAATGGTCTCTCATATGGAGCCTACCTTGTCAACCTCATATCAACATTTTTCTTTGGAAAGTTATTCACCGTATCTTGCCTACTGCGGATGTTTTAATTCGACGAGGTATGCCGGTTTATCCAAAATGCTCTTTTTGTCATGAGGAAGCTGAAACTTTAAGCCATCTTTTCCGTGACTGCCATTTTATCAAACGAATCTGGGCTGCCAGTCTTCTTGGCATTCGGTCTGACGTAGGTTCTCATATTTCGTTCTTAACCTGGTTTCAAAACTTTCTACGCTACATCAATTACTCCTCAGACGGTAATGACATGCTACTGCTGCATTTTCCTCTCACTATGTTCGCAATTTGGAAACACCGGAATAATGTGATTTTCAGAGACAGTTGTGTCTGCCCTGAAGAGATTATTGCTGAAACTGCTCGTCTTTCTATTCGACAACAGGATTTCAGTTGCCATTCCAATGCCTATGCCCGCTCTATTTTCTCCACTAAGGTTAGCAACACTGTATCCTCCTTCCCGCAACACATTTCTTATTATTTTCGGGCGGATGTTACTTTCCACAAAAACTTATCGGCTGGATCGTTCAAGGTTTACTGCAATGACCTTGTTGCACATGAAGCATTTCAATGCTTTGGCTCTTCACATCTTCAAATTCATATTCTAGCTCTGACTGAGACTATGATTTTCGCCTCAGTTTTCAGACTGCAAGGTGTACTTTTCCAATTCAAGAGCTTCCGACTTCTGAGTATGATACACGACCTCAACAACTCCTCTGTTCATGTTGCTTTATCTAGCAGTTTTAATCGTCTCAAGCATTTTCTTAGCTGTAATACGACTTGGTATTGTAATAGTATTGTGTAA